The proteins below come from a single Piscinibacter gummiphilus genomic window:
- a CDS encoding CusA/CzcA family heavy metal efflux RND transporter, protein MFERIIRFAIEHRWLVMLAVLGMAALGVFSYQKLPIDAVPDITNVQVQINTGAPGYSPLETEQRVTFPIETVMAGLPGLQQTRSLSRYGLSQVTVIFKDGTDIYFARQLVNERIQTARDQLPQGVTPAIGPISTGLGEIYQWTVEAQDGAKKPDGNPYTPTDLREIQDWIIKPQLRTVPGVTEINSIGGFAKEYHVAPDPTKLSSYGLTLADLVNALDRNNTNVGAGYIERKGEQYLIRAPGQVRSVDDIRNVILRNDAGVPVRIRDVSTVEIGKELRTGAATDNGREVVLGTVFMLIGENSRTVSEAVDKRMVEINKNLPAGIHAVTVYNRTVLVDKAINTVKKNLLEGAVLVIAILFLFLGNIRAAILTAMVIPLSMLFTFTGMVNQKVSANLMSLGALDFGIIIDGAVVIVENCVRRLAHAQAHHGRPLTRSERFHEVFLASQEARRPLIFGQLIIMIVYLPIFALAGVEAKMFHPMAFTVVIALIGAMILSVTFVPAAVALFIGDKVAEKENRLMGWAKRAYEPLLDRVMQAKPLVLTVAAITVVLSGLLATRLGSEFVPSLNEGDFAVQALRIPGTSLSQSVAMQQQLESTLKAKFPEIERVFARTGTAEIAADPMPPNISDSYVMLKPAKDWPEPRKTREELVAAVKAEVAKLPGQNYEFSQPIQLRFNELISGVRADVAVKVFGDDMDVLNDTATRIAGVLQGISGAAEVNVEQTTGLPMLTVQIDREKTARYGLNVQDVQDTLGTAIGGREAGTLFEGDRRFDILVRLPEHLRSDQEAIRRLPIALPKGADNAQRFIPLSEVATLSLAPGPNQVSREDGKRRIVVSSNVRDRDIGSFVAEAEQAIQQQVKLPSGYWMTWGGQFENLQSATNRLKVVVPVSLLLVFTLLFAMFGNIKDGLLVFTGIPFALTGGIIALWLRDIPLSISAAVGFIALSGVAVLNGLVMLSFIRNLREGGQPLDAAIHEGALTRLRPVLMTALVASLGFVPMALATGTGAEVQRPLATVVIGGILSSTALTLLVLPVLYRIAHRRDDEEDEVAERPPAAAADMPA, encoded by the coding sequence ATGTTTGAACGAATCATTCGCTTTGCCATCGAGCACCGATGGTTGGTCATGCTCGCCGTGCTAGGAATGGCGGCACTCGGTGTCTTCAGCTATCAGAAGCTGCCGATCGACGCCGTGCCCGACATCACCAACGTGCAGGTGCAGATCAACACCGGCGCACCGGGCTACTCGCCGCTCGAGACCGAGCAGCGCGTCACGTTCCCGATCGAGACCGTGATGGCCGGCCTGCCGGGCCTGCAGCAGACCCGTTCGCTGTCGCGCTACGGCCTGTCGCAGGTGACGGTGATCTTCAAGGACGGCACCGACATCTACTTCGCACGCCAACTGGTCAACGAACGCATCCAGACGGCACGTGACCAGCTGCCGCAAGGCGTGACACCGGCGATCGGCCCGATCTCCACCGGCCTCGGCGAGATCTACCAGTGGACAGTCGAAGCCCAGGACGGCGCCAAGAAGCCGGACGGCAACCCCTACACGCCGACCGACCTGCGCGAGATCCAGGACTGGATCATCAAGCCGCAGCTGCGCACCGTCCCGGGCGTGACCGAGATCAACTCCATCGGCGGGTTCGCCAAGGAGTACCACGTCGCGCCAGACCCGACCAAGCTCTCGTCGTACGGGCTGACACTCGCGGACCTGGTCAACGCACTCGACCGGAACAACACCAACGTCGGTGCCGGCTACATCGAGCGCAAAGGCGAGCAGTACCTCATTCGCGCGCCCGGCCAGGTTCGTTCGGTCGACGACATCCGCAACGTCATCCTGCGCAACGACGCCGGCGTGCCGGTGCGCATCCGCGATGTCTCCACGGTCGAAATCGGCAAGGAACTGCGCACGGGTGCGGCGACCGACAACGGCCGAGAGGTGGTGCTCGGCACCGTCTTCATGCTGATTGGCGAGAACAGCCGCACCGTCTCCGAAGCAGTGGACAAGCGGATGGTCGAGATCAACAAGAACCTGCCCGCAGGCATTCACGCTGTGACGGTCTACAACCGCACCGTCCTGGTCGACAAGGCCATCAACACCGTCAAGAAGAACCTCCTCGAGGGTGCGGTACTCGTCATCGCGATCCTGTTCCTTTTCCTCGGCAACATCCGGGCGGCCATCTTGACGGCGATGGTGATCCCGCTGTCCATGCTCTTTACCTTCACGGGCATGGTGAACCAGAAGGTCAGCGCCAACCTGATGAGCCTGGGGGCACTCGACTTCGGGATCATCATCGACGGCGCGGTCGTGATCGTCGAAAACTGCGTGCGGCGCCTGGCGCATGCGCAGGCGCACCACGGGCGACCGCTGACGCGATCCGAACGATTCCACGAGGTGTTCCTCGCGTCGCAGGAAGCACGCCGGCCGCTGATCTTCGGGCAGCTGATCATCATGATCGTCTACCTGCCGATCTTTGCGCTGGCGGGCGTCGAGGCGAAGATGTTCCACCCGATGGCGTTCACGGTCGTGATCGCGCTGATCGGCGCCATGATCCTCTCGGTGACCTTCGTGCCGGCGGCGGTCGCGCTCTTCATCGGCGACAAGGTGGCCGAAAAAGAGAACCGTTTGATGGGCTGGGCAAAGCGTGCCTACGAGCCGCTTCTGGACCGCGTGATGCAGGCCAAGCCACTGGTGCTGACGGTTGCCGCCATCACCGTCGTGCTCTCCGGCCTGCTCGCCACCCGCCTGGGCAGCGAGTTCGTGCCGAGCCTGAACGAAGGTGACTTCGCGGTCCAGGCCTTGCGCATCCCGGGCACCAGCCTGTCGCAGTCGGTCGCGATGCAGCAGCAGCTCGAGAGCACGCTCAAGGCCAAGTTCCCCGAGATCGAGCGGGTCTTCGCCCGCACGGGCACGGCCGAGATTGCGGCGGACCCAATGCCGCCCAACATCTCGGACAGCTACGTGATGCTCAAGCCTGCGAAAGACTGGCCGGAGCCGCGCAAGACCCGCGAGGAACTCGTGGCAGCCGTCAAGGCGGAGGTGGCCAAGCTGCCGGGCCAGAACTACGAGTTCTCCCAGCCGATCCAGCTGCGCTTCAACGAGCTGATCTCGGGCGTGCGAGCCGACGTGGCCGTCAAGGTGTTTGGCGACGACATGGACGTGCTCAACGACACGGCCACCCGCATCGCCGGGGTGCTGCAGGGCATCTCCGGTGCCGCGGAGGTCAACGTCGAGCAGACCACCGGCCTGCCGATGCTCACGGTGCAGATCGACCGCGAGAAGACCGCGCGCTACGGCCTCAACGTCCAGGATGTGCAGGACACGCTCGGTACCGCGATCGGCGGCCGCGAAGCCGGCACGCTGTTCGAAGGTGATCGCCGCTTCGACATCCTCGTTCGCCTGCCGGAGCACCTGCGCTCGGATCAGGAGGCGATCCGTCGCCTGCCCATCGCCTTGCCCAAGGGCGCGGACAACGCACAGCGCTTCATTCCCTTGAGCGAAGTCGCGACGCTGTCGCTGGCACCCGGGCCGAACCAGGTCAGCCGAGAGGATGGCAAGCGCCGCATCGTGGTCAGCTCGAATGTGCGTGACCGCGACATCGGCAGCTTCGTGGCTGAGGCCGAGCAGGCCATCCAGCAACAGGTCAAGCTGCCAAGCGGCTACTGGATGACCTGGGGCGGCCAGTTCGAGAACCTGCAGTCGGCCACCAACCGCCTCAAGGTCGTCGTGCCGGTGTCGTTGCTGCTGGTTTTCACGCTGCTCTTCGCCATGTTCGGCAACATCAAGGACGGCCTGCTGGTCTTCACCGGCATTCCGTTCGCATTGACCGGCGGGATCATCGCGCTGTGGTTGCGCGACATCCCGCTGTCGATCTCGGCGGCGGTGGGTTTCATCGCACTGTCCGGCGTGGCGGTGCTGAACGGCCTGGTGATGCTGTCCTTCATCCGCAACCTGCGCGAAGGTGGCCAGCCGTTGGATGCGGCCATCCATGAAGGGGCGCTGACCCGGCTGCGCCCGGTGCTCATGACCGCGCTCGTGGCCTCGCTCGGCTTCGTGCCGATGGCGCTGGCCACCGGCACCGGCGCCGAGGTGCAGCGCCCATTGGCCACCGTGGTGATCGGCGGGATCCTGTCCTCGACCGCGTTGACGCTGCTGGTGCTGCCCGTTCTGTACCGGATCGCCCACCGGCGCGACGACGAAGAGGATGAGGTGGCGGAGCGCCCACCTGCAGCGGCGGCGGACATGCCCGCATGA